The region GCTCTTACAGATTTTTGCTTAACTGATGATTCAAAGAGCTCACAGAAACCATTAATTCTTAGAAAACATACATATACAGATTTTACAACATCAGGTAGACATCAGGAATGCAACAAGATAACAAACCAGAAGCAGCATTTCACTCcgcaaagaaataaaacacttttagTTAAACATAGTGCTTGTTATGTTTAATTTAGGTGTGCTTCAGAAATTCCTGGGTTTTCCTCAGGGAAAAACATGAATTTCTGGGAATTCCTCAGTCTCCAGCAGCATCACAGCAAGTTATAACGGGGAAATCCAGGCGTGGGCCCTCAAAGTAAAACAGACAAAGCACCCAGAGCATTTCCCACCACCCTCTCGCAAACACACCCCCTCCCCTTACGGGGAGCACCCACACCATCCTGCACGGCAGCCCCTTCCAGCAGCGGGCACcgggggaggctgcaggggggtgggaagggagaggtgggTCATAGAaggcggggggcgggggaaggaaCCCCAACCGCCTGGAAGGCGCAGCCTGACCCCAGGGGGGCTGGTAACGGAGGGGCGGGAGAGCCGGGGCCGGTCCTCTGAGGGGCGGGGGGCCGCCGAGCTGtccgggagggagggggaagggacgGTTTCACCcatggggagcagagggagcgGTGCTACCCCACACCGGAGCCCGCTCCGTAAGGCCCGGCGACGGGACGGCTCCCATACGGGCCCGATCCCCTCACCTGCCTCCGCCGCGGCGCTCGCGCTGCCCCGCGCGCCACGACCGTTACAGCGCCGGGGGGACCCGCCCTTCCCTGCCCCGCAGCCTATCGAacgcgccggccccgccccttCCCCTCGCTCATTGGTTCGCCCGAACGCTGATTCCTCCCCGCCCAGCTGCTTCGCGGAGGAGGCGACGGCTCTGGCGGAGGAAGATTGTCCTCGCTCGCTGCCCGTTGGGAGGGGCCTGAAAGAGGGCACCGGCTCTTTCCCTGCGCCTGCGCAGTGCTGACCGCGGCGGGGTCCGGCCGTGaggggagcccagcccagcccagcccagcccagcccagcccagcccagcccagcccagcccagcccagcccagcccagccccccccagctccgCCCCGTACAGGGGAGCAGGGCCGGCCCTCACCGCGGCCAGAGAAGAgagctgagagatagggaagcgTTTGTTTTATGACTACATCCTtgaagagagctgagagactgatagaGGGGAATATCCCGCCTCGGAAGACACTGAGGACAGGGTGATAAAGCATATGGTCAGAACAAATAATTGGtatgttgataagaactaaaactaagtgtTCTTTAGctgaactatcctcattataatactaaaaatcaggcctATAGGCCAGGAGTCCCCCCTTCTCAAATAAGCCCCTCGATCTCTGAGCATGCGTGGTAAATTTAAAGGGACCTGTACCTTTAagttgaaatgagaaagaaattaaccaattattagctgaggggtgtgaatattagctgtaaCTGATACATTgaactgtataaataccttgtaGTGTCTCTGTGCGGACTACTGgctttgtggagttaccacctagcacccatctttgtgcaaaaatgacATTAATAAAATGCCTCTGCTCTGTCTGTAGTCTGGCATTTTGCACACCAGGTGAATGAATCTGCTTTTTGGGATAACTCCCTCAGGgtccccccagaccccccccagGTGGAGGGATGAGGCCCCGCCACTacccccagctcagccccttcATGCCCTTCTGCACGCTCGGCTGGAAAGGTCAGCGCTGCCCTGTGTGCCGGCAGCAGAGAGACCGTGGCCATGGGCCCTTCGTTATGCCCGGCCACGTCGGGGCTCCTCACGTGTGGTGCAGGGTCAcctttcctccccagctccatgggcagggacagcccCAGCTGGAACAGTGGCACGGCCAGCAAGCGAGGCCTCGCCAGCGATGGGGACCCTCTCCCTGGTGTGGGGTCTGGTGCTGGCTCCCatgggctgggtgctgctgttggcagcCACGGCCACCCCTCGGTGGCGGGAGCTGCCGGAGCGGCACGGCTACCCTCGCGACCTCTCCTTCAGCGACGGCCTCTGGGAGAGCTGCGTGGAGGCACTCGCCCAGCTGGGCCCAGCCTGTCGTGCCCTCCCAGAGGACACAGCTCATTTCTGGGCCATGCGGGTGCTGAGAGCGGCCACCGTGggctctctgctgctgggggCCCTGGCGTATGCCCTGGGCATGCTGGGGGCACGGTGGTGGGCCCCCCAGCCACAACCCAACCTGGTGGCCACTGCTGGGCTCCTGCTGATGCTGGCGGGCACCCTGTACCTGGGTGCTGCTTCCTACATGGCTCATCGGGTGCTGCAGGACCTGGCCAGCCCGCAGACGCCCCCAGCAGACCGCTTCCACATGGGGACGTGTCTCTACCTGGGCTGGAGCGGTGGAGGGGCAGAGGTGCTGGCTGGCATCTGCCTGGCCACCAGCTTCTGCAGTAAGAGGGGGTTCATCAGGGGTCCAGCCGCTGCCCCTTACGAGGTGGATTATTGAGGCGCTGGGACAGACTGGTTCCTGCCACTTGCATCACGGGgcaagtgtgtgtgtgacagCAGCTCCTCAGCCTCCTGCTGCGGCCATCCTGCACCCCTGGATTTCCCTTGGACCATCACTGGGTGGAAGAGGTGGGTCCATTCCCCATCTTTACCTCTTCACTGGTAATTTTTCACTGGAGAGTAAGCTGGTGTCGATGCTTTCTTGCCTGTTACCTGATTGTGCTTTAATCCTTATGCAAGTTTTAGCCTCTGCAGCTGCATCCAAATAAAGAGCATCCCTGTACCCAGCTGTAGCACATCTGTAAGGGTCTGGGTGGCACATGGAAGGGCAGGACCTGTCTGCCATTTCCAGGCTGGCCACATCTCCTTCATGCTCCCCCCTTGCCCCTCATGAGCTGCACAAAGCCCCCAGAgcaccccagccctccctgggaCACCTTCCCTGCTTCATCACCCTCTCTGGCCTCACAGTGCCATCGGAGCCTGTCCCTGACGCCCCACCCCATGGGTGGGTGCCATCACCCCCAAGCTGGGCTGGTGCAGCCCAcggggagaggagagcagggcacagagggATGCAACAACCCCCCGAGGATAGTGGCATGTGGCACAGGTGGGGGCTGGCTGTCACTGTACGGATATTTCAGCGCCAAGAAAAGCCCCAGCACAATCAACCCACGTCAACATGGTTTTATTTACAGCAGAAGAGACCCTGGCCAGGATGGCTGGCAGCACAACACCGGTATGCATGGCAGGGGGACATACCTCCAAGAAAAGACCCCTGTTGCCAACATGCAGCTGAGGCAAAACGTCCTTGAAAAAAGCAAGACTGTCCCTGTAATgtcctgccccagggagggggGTTGTAGAAGAAGCCAAATCTCCCATGGCAAGTCCACGCTGGGGGCTGAGTCTTCAAAAACGTCCTCAATCCCACAGCGCacccacaccagcacaggctgagcGCCTGCTTTGCTCCCACAGCACCGTGATTTTTATCTGCAACGATTCGTGCCAGAGAGGTCCCGGTGGGGTGTCAGGGTTCGGCTGCCTCTTTGGCGGGGGCATGCTCGGCCCCGAGCCCTCTGTTGCTGTCCTGGTCCTGCTGCTGTGCCCGCCACTCCTGTAGCTCCTGGTATAGCTCCTGGTGCTCTTCCTTCCAGCGCGTAAACTTCTCTGAGGTGAGCGCAGCATCACTGAGCAGCTGCTCCAGGGCCTGCAGCTCCACCAGCTTTGCCTGCCAAGAAGAGGGGCATGTTACTGGGGCAGCCACCCATGGGCAAGGGGCTCTGGGGGGATCTGGCAGCTGTGGGATCCCACCTTGAGCGTGCTCTGCAGGGCCCGCACTGTGTGCACCTTCTCGTTGATGTGGGGGTTCTTGTTGCGCCGGATGAAGGACTTGCGGCACTGCTCCTGCGTCAGGAACCGCTGCTGCCCGATGAGGGACACCCCTCCCTGCTTCAGGCACTGCATCAGGCACTCAAGATCCTCCCTGGTGGGGTCTGGTGAGGAGAGGGGGCACCGGAGGATGAAGCCAGCCCCAAATCCTGCAGGGCTGCCCCAAGAGTATCTCAAGACACTACATGGCTGGTGCTCAAATACATCCCAACTTCAGTTAtccccctcacacacacacgcaaaAGGGTGGCCCTAACTTTGAATAAAGGATGGATGTGAAGTGACAAGGTGACAGATGTCACACCCCCGGTACTTACCCATGGGCGAGCAGGGCCGGGGGctgccctgggggctgctggctgcactgCTGGGCTCGTCGCTggctgggaagagctgggatTTCTCTGGGGCATTTTGCAGCCTCTTATTTGGCTGGAGGAGAGACAGGGCAGGAAGTGAGACAAGGATCCTCTGTCCCCTCCCCGGGACATCCCCTGGGGCCACTCACCGAGTCGCATCCGTGCCTGGAGGACTCGTCATCAGGGTCCTCGGCTTCTGTCTCACTGTAGCAATCTGGAGGCCACGGTGGGAGGAcagtgggagcagagggagcgggaagccccaggctgcccccccagccctcctctcAGGGAGCATTTCTCACATTACCCTCAAATCATGGGCAAAGCTCCCAGTGGTCCCATGCAGGACCATCCTATCAGGACCCCTGGCCTGCGGCTCCCCACAGGGTACCCATCTCCTGTGGGGGAACTGACCCTGTCTCCCACCCTGGGAAGGGCCCGTTACCTTCCTCCCTGTCTGGGACTGACTGGTGGGACAGCGCGTACTTCCTTTTGGCTGTTAGCAGGTGACTGACCCACCTGCGGAAAGACaggatggatggacagacagagCGTCATGGCCAGCCCAGAGTGGTGGGGCCGGCACGGGCTGTCACCGGCTGGCACGTTACTCACATGCTCAAATCAGCCAGTGTTTCTGCAGCGAAGATGAAGGGCTTGTACCTCTGATGGGAGAGCTGGAACACACTGGAGGAGAGCAAGCCTTTGCTGCTGGGGCTACCCAGCACTGGAGCCAGCCCCGCATCCCCATCCAGCCTCCCCCACGCCACAGCCCCTCCATCCTGACCCAGCCCAGGGGTTTgggcttttccctgctgttggagatgctccagtcctcaACCCCAGCCCAGATAACACCAGCAGCGCAATGCACATCTTGCTCAAAGCGTGGGGTCCCGGATAGCATGATGGGAGGTcctgccagcactgcagggacCCCACCAGTTCCATAGGGATCCCACCAGCCCTGTGGGGACCCCACCATCACCATAGGGATGTGCAGGTGGTACCCAGCAGGGCTCATCGGCACGGGCCCTTGGGACAGCACCCTCCTCTCCATCACCAGCTGCGAGGTCCATGGTGAGACAGACCCCACtcactatttcttcttttgctccCTCGTGCTCTCCAGGTCATAGGTGGCCATGTTGATGAGACCCGCAGCCTTCTCATCCTGCGAGGGAGAAACAGCGTGTTCACCGCCCGCCTCAGCTGCCTCAGGTGGGGATCAAGGACACCCAGCATCCCCACTCACGTTGGGGTGGTGGTACCAGTAGAGCGTGTGGCCCTTCAGCACAAACCAGCACCGCTTCCACTTCTGGGCCATGAAGCCCACATGGTCCTTCTTCTTCAGGAGCCAGCCATCGCAGTCCACCCGGCCCAGGTCCCGGCACGAGACCCGCCGGCGGCTCAGCCTGGTCGCCACTCCTGCTGGCCGCAGcattggggagggggggggggg is a window of Phalacrocorax aristotelis chromosome 20, bGulAri2.1, whole genome shotgun sequence DNA encoding:
- the LOC142066934 gene encoding claudin-7-like, with amino-acid sequence MGTLSLVWGLVLAPMGWVLLLAATATPRWRELPERHGYPRDLSFSDGLWESCVEALAQLGPACRALPEDTAHFWAMRVLRAATVGSLLLGALAYALGMLGARWWAPQPQPNLVATAGLLLMLAGTLYLGAASYMAHRVLQDLASPQTPPADRFHMGTCLYLGWSGGGAEVLAGICLATSFCSKRGFIRGPAAAPYEVDY